In Labrus mixtus chromosome 11, fLabMix1.1, whole genome shotgun sequence, a single window of DNA contains:
- the myh14 gene encoding myosin-10 isoform X1 codes for MTKPVGGGANDVTRFLTSGAGPGPGSPNSNAAFSAASQADWAAKRLVWVPSEKHGFESASIREERGDEVEVELTDSQRRITLSREEVQRMNPPRFSKVEDMADLTCLNEASVLHNLRERYYSGLIYTYSGLFCVVVNPYKNLPIYTEAIVEMYRGKKRHEMPPHIYAISEAAYRSMLQDREDQAILCTGESGAGKTENTKKVIQYLAHVASSHKGGTPGRNKEAIQMDGSRSLTRGSTLGNRGELERQLLQANPILEAFGNAKTVKNDNSSRFGKFIRINFDVAGYIVGANIETYLLEKSRATRQAKDERTFHIFYQLLCGTSEETKADLLLGTADQYRFLSGGAIAVPGQSDSENFTQTMDSMAIMGFTPEESLSMLKVISAVLQFGNISFMKEKNQDQASMPDNTAAQKLCHLLGINVLEFTRAILTPRIKVGREYVQKAQTKEQADFAVEALAKATYERLFRWLVHRVNRALDRRQRQGASFIGILDIAGFEIFQLNSFEQLCINYTNEKLQQLFNHTMFILEQEEYQREGIEWNFIDFGLDLQPCIDLIEKPTHPPGVLALLDEECWFPRATDRSFVEKVSTEQGNHPKYFRSKQPRGEADFSIIHYAGKVDYKANDWLVKNMDPLNDNVASLLHQSSDHFVSELWKEDIQTLPRVYFFDSYATIQANGSDMDRIIGLDQVSTGENSGPVNFGASGLKTKKGMFRTVGQLYKESLTKLMATLRNTNPNFLRCIIPNHEKRAGKLAPNLVLDQLRCNGVLEGIRICRQGFPNRIPFQEFRQRYEILTPNAIPRTFMDGKQASELMIKALELDHNLFRVGQSKVFFRAGVLGHLEEERDLKITDTIIRFQSAARGYLARKAFLKKQQQLSAMRVMQRNCAAYLKLRNWQWWRLFTKVKPLLQVSRQDEEIQAREGQLQKAKDNLTRVEQEFSELDQKHAQLLEEKSVLADQLQAEAELFAEAEEMRARLATRKQELEEVMGEMESRLEEEEERTAQLTNEKKKMQQNIQDLEEQLEEEESARQRLLLEKVTLETKVKSLETDLMNAVEQRDRLSKDKKQFEERLSEVTDQLTEEEEKTKSLNKLKNKQEAVIADLEERLKREEQGRLEQEKMRRRMENETVEAQEQLSDLGMMSSELRGSLSQKEKEITSLQGRLEEEGARRAEAQRSLREAMSQVSELKEEVENERGMRERAEKQRRDLGEELEALRTELEDTLDTTAAQQELRSRRESELNDLQRRVEDETRHHEAQLSELRVKHSAAIDGLQEQLDNSKRARQSLEKAKVLLEEERQNLTSELKSLQAGRTESERGRKRAESQLQEVSARLTQADREKEEKEERVHKLQCEIETVSSSLSSYDTKSLRLSKEVSSLEGQLNDAKEQLQDETRQKMALGSRVRALEEEKNGLMERLEEEEERNKELSRQIQTHTQQLAELRKQSEEVNTAVESGEETRRKLQRELDSTMAREKQKEEEKERVERQRERLREEIEDMTLALQRERQNCMALEKRQKKFDQCLAEEKAVGARLSEEKDRAEADSREKDTRYLSLSRALQEAQDQREELERSNKQLRIEMEQLVNQQDDVGKNVHELERARRALDTEVQSLRVQTQELEEELSEAENSRLRLEVTLQALKAQFEREIGNSEEKGEEKRRALSKQVRELEIQLEEERSQRSQAVSSKKQLEAELQDTEAQVETTTRGKEEAVKQLRRLQGQMKEALRELDELKLSREEVIAQSKDSEKKIQILEAEVLQYTEELSVSERQRRQAQQERDEVADEMVNSTSGKTAMFEEKRRLDARVSQLEEELEEEQSNAELVAERQRKTALQVETLTVQLQGERTLAQKAESAREQLERQNKELKARLGEMEGAVRGKNRLSVAALEAKIESMEEQLEQERQERAMANKMVRKTEKKLKEVMMQAEDERRHADQYREQLDKSMVRLKQLKRQLEEVEEENSRSNAQKRKLQRELEEFTDSSQTMAREITSLRSQLSVPEWRPDKRAPLPLAMRGRRALVDDLSYENSDSEEPPASPTPSSGFPGTPTPSSEHSLDPPPPYSVNNTE; via the exons ATGACCAAGCCAGTGGGGGGCGGTGCCAATGATGTCACCCGCTTCCTGACATCAGGGGCGGGGCCAGGACCTGGGTCCCCAAACTCCAACGCTGCGTTCTCCGCCGCCAGCCAGGCCGACTGGGCAGCAAAGAGGCTGGTGTGGGTGCCGTCAGAGAAGCATGGCTTCGAG TCGGCCAGTATTCGAGAAGAGCGCGGTGatgaggtggaggtggagctCACAGACAGCCAGCGTCGGATCACTCTCTCCAGAGAAGAGGTGCAGCGGATGAACCCCCCACGTTTCAGTAAAGTGGAGGACATGGCCGACCTTACCTGCCTCAACGAAGCCTCCGTGCTTCACAACCTGAGAGAGAGATACTACTCGGGCCTGATCTAC ACATATTCAGGGCTGTTTTGTGTGGTGGTGAATCCGTACAAGAACCTGCCCATCTACACAGAGGCCATCGTGGAGATGTACAGAGGCAAAAAACGCCACGAGATGCCCCCGCACATCTACGCCATATCAGAGGCCGCCTATCGTAGCATGCTACAAG ACCGAGAAGATCAGGCGATCCTTTGCAC aggCGAGTCTGGAGCTGGGAAAACAGAGAACACAAAGAAAGTCATCCAGTATTTAGCTCACGTTGCCTCCTCCCATAAAGGGGGCACACCGGGCAGGAACAAGGAGGCTATACAG ATGGATGGCTCTAGATCCTTAACAAGAGGCAGCACTTTGGGAAACAGG GGTGAGCTGGAGAGACAGCTGCTGCAGGCCAACCCCATACTGGAGGCCTTCGGCAACGCGAAGACAGTCAAAAACGACAACTCATCCAGATTT ggTAAATTCATCCGCATCAATTTTGACGTTGCGGGGTACATTGTCGGTGCCAACATTGAGACCT ATCTCCTTGAAAAGTCCCGGGCCACCCGGCAGGCCAAAGATGAGAGGACGTTCCACATCTTTTACCAGCTGCTGTGTGGAACATCAGAAGAGACGAAAG CTGACCTGCTCCTTGGAACTGCTGACCAGTACCGCTTCCTCAGTGGAGGCGCCATCGCGGTTCCAGGTCAGAGCGACTCGGAGAACTTCACCCAGACCATGGACTCCATGGCCATCATGGGCTTCACCCCTGAGGAGTCACTAT CCATGCTGAAGGTGATCTCTGCTGTGCTCCAGTTTGGGAACATTTCCTTCATGAAAGAGAAGAACCAGGACCAGGCCTCCATGCCTGATAACACAGCTGCTCAGAAACTGTGCCACCTGCTGGGCATCAACGTGCTGGAGTTCACCCGGGCCATCCTCACTCCTAGGATCAAAGTGGGTCGGGAGTATGTGCAGAAGGCGCAGACCAAAGAGCAG GCTGACTTTGCTGTGGAGGCTTTAGCAAAGGCAACGTATGAGCGTCTGTTCAGATGGCTGGTGCACAGGGTCAACAGAGCTCTGGACcgcagacagagacagggagccTCCTTTATAGGAATCCTTGATATCGCTGGATTTGAGATCTTCCAG CTAAATTCATTCGAGCAGCTGTGTATCAACTACACCAacgagaagctgcagcagctcttcaACCACACCATGTTCAtcctggagcaggaggagtaTCAGCGAGAGGGCATCGAATGGAACTTCATCGACTTTGGCCTGGACTTACAGCCGTGCATCGACCTCATCGAGAAACCA ACTCACCCGCCTGGTGTTCTGGCCCTGCTGGATGAAGAGTGCTGGTTCCCCCGGGCTACAGACCGCTCTTTTGTAGAGAAGGTCTCCACTGAGCAAGGCAACCATCCAAAATACTTCCGATCAAAGCAGCCGCGCGGGGAGGCTGACTTCTCCATCATTCACTATGCTGGAAAG GTGGACTACAAGGCCAATGATTGGCTGGTGAAGAACATGGATCCTCTGAACGACAACGTGGCGTCTCTTCTGCACCAGTCGTCTGATCACTTTGTGTCAGAACTTTGGAAAGAAG ATATTCAAACTCTTCCTCGTGTGTACTTCTTTGACTCCTATGCCACAATACAGGCCAATGGCTCCGACA tggACAGGATCATTGGTCTGGACCAGGTTTCTACGGGAGAGAACAGCGGCCCGGTCAACTTCGGAGCTTCAGGTCTGAAGACGAAGAAGGGAATGTTCAGGACTGTTGGTCAGCTCTACAAGGAGTCTCTCACCAAGCTGATGGCCACACTGAGGAACACAAACCCCAACTTCCTGCGCTGCATCATCCCCAACCACGAGAAGAGG gccgGTAAGCTTGCCCCCAATCTGGTTTTGGACCAGCTGAGGTGTAATGGGGTTCTGGAGGGGATCCGTATCTGCAGACAAGGCTTCCCTAACCGCATCCCATTTCAGGAGTTTaggcagag ATACGAGATCCTGACTCCCAACGCTATCCCTCGCACCTTCATGGATGGCAAACAGGCATCAGAACTCATG ATCAAAGCTTTGGAACTGGACCACAACTTGTTCAGGGTGGGTCAGAGTAAAGTCTTCTTCCGAGCTGGAGTCCTGGGTCAcctggaggaagaaagagacCTTAAGATCACAGACACCATCATACGCTTCCAGAGTGCAGCCAGAGGCTACCTCGCACGCAA agccttcttaaagaagcagcagcagctgagcgCAATGAGGGTCATGCAGAGGAACTGTGCTGCTTACCTCAAACTCAGGAACTGGCAGTGGTGGCGTCTGTTTACAAAG GTGAAGCCACTGCTGCAAGTGTCCCGGCAAGATGAGGAGATCCAGGCCAGAGAAGGTCAGCTCCAGAAGGCCAAAGACAATCTCACCCGAGTGGAGCAAGAGTTTTCTGAACTGGACCAGAAACACGCTCag ctgctggaggagaagtCGGTGCTGGCTGACCAGCTGCAGGCGGAGGCAGAACTGTTTGCAGAGGCGGAGGAGATGAGGGCCAGGTTAGCAACTCGGAaacaggagctggaggaggtgatGGGCGAGATGGAGAGTCGGcttgaggaagaggaggagagaactGCGCAACTCAccaatgagaagaagaagatgcagCAGAATATACAG GACCTAGAGGAACagttagaggaggaggaaagtgcACGGCAGCGCCTCCTGCTGGAGAAGGTGACTTTGGAGACCAAAGTAAAGAGTCTAGAAACAGATCTGATGAATGCAGTGGAGCAGAGAGACCGACTCAGCAAG gacaaaaaacagtttgaggaGCGTCTGAGTGAAGTTACCGATCAGCtcactgaggaagaggagaaaacaaagagtCTGAACAAACTCAagaacaaacaggaagctgtcatCGCTGACCTTGAAG agcgTCTGAAGCGTGAGGAGCAGGGTCGCCTAGAGCaggagaagatgaggaggaggatggagaacGAAACTGTGGAGGCCCAGGAGCAGCTATCAGATCTGGGCATGATGTCCTCTGAGCTAAGGGGCAGTCTGTctcagaaagagaaagagatcaCCAGCCTGCAGGGCCG GTTGGAGGAAGAGGGAGCGCGACGTGCAGAAGCTCAGAGGTCACTGAGGGAGGCCATGTCCCAGGTGTCTGagctgaaggaggaggtggagaatgAACGAGGGATGAGGGAAAGGGCAGAGAAACAGAGGCGGGACCTCGGGGAGGAACTGGAGGCTTTGAGGACTGAGCTGGAGGACACTCTGGACACCACGGCTGCCCAGCAGGAGCTAAG GTCTCGTCGTGAGTCTGAGTTAAATGATCTCCAGCGGCGTGTTGAAGATGAAACTCGCCACCACGAGGCCCAGCTATCAGAACTCCGAGTCAAACACAGCGCTGCCATAGACGGCCTGCAGGAACAGCTAGACAACAGCAAGAGG GCACGTCAGTCGTTGGAGAAGGCCAAGGTATTGCTGGAGGAAGAGAGGCAGAATTTGACCTCCGAGCTCAAGAGCCTCCAAGCGGGTcgcacagagagcgagagaggccGCAAGAGGGCTGAGAGTCAGCTGCAGGAGGTCAGCGCCCGATTGACTCAGGCcgacagagagaaggaggagaaagaggagcgGGTGCACAAGCTACAG TGTGAGATTGAAACCGTCTCCAGCAGTTTGTCCTCCTATGACACCAAATCACTTCGCCTCTCTAAAGAGGTCAGCAGCCTGGAGGGCCAGCTGAACGACGCAAAG GAACAGCTGCAGGATGAAACTCGTCAAAAGATGGCTCTGGGCTCTCGGGTACGAgcgctggaggaggagaagaacgGTCTGATGGAGAGactcgaggaggaggaggagaggaataaAGAGTTGAGCCGGCAGATTCAGACTCACACACAACAG CTTGCAGAGCTCCGTAAGCAGTCAGAGGAGGTGAACACCGCGGTGGAATCCGGAGAGGAGACGCGCAGGAAACTCCAGCGAGAGCTAGACAGCACCATGGCGAGGGagaagcagaaggaggaggagaaggagagagtggagagacagagggagcgaCTGAGGGAGGAGATAGAGGACATGACGCTtgcactgcagagagagaggcagaactGTATGGCCCTGGAGAAGCGGCAGAAGAAGTTTGACCAG TGTCTGGCGGAGGAGAAGGCGGTGGGCGCTCGGCTGTCAGAGGAGAAGGACAGAGCAGAGGCAGACAGCCGAGAGAAGGACACAAGATATTTGTCCCTTTCCCGAGCCCTGCAG gAGGCCCAGGACCAGAGGGAAGAGCTTGAGAGGTCTAACAAGCAGCTCCGTATTGAAATGGAACAGCTTGTGAACCAGCAGGATGATGTCGGCAAAAAC GTCCACGAGCTGGAGCGGGCCAGGAGGGCTTTAGACACGGAGGTTCAGAGCCTGCGGGTTCAGAcgcaggagctggaggaggagctgtcaGAGGCGGAGAACTCGAGGCTGAGGCTGGAGGTCACCCTGCAGGCGCTCAAGGCTCAGTTTGAGAGGGAGATAGGCAACAGCGAGgagaagggagaggagaagaggagggctCTCAGcaaacag GTTAGGGAGTTGGAGatccagctggaggaggagaggagtcagcGGTCTCAGGCCGTGTCTTCCAAGAAACAGCTGGAAGCAGAACTGCAGGACACTGAGGCCCAGGTGGAGACAACCACCCGCGGCAAAGAAGAGGCTGTGAAGCAGCTAAGGAGgctgcag GGTCAAATGAAAGAAGCTCTGCGTGAGCTTGATGAGCTCAAGTTGTCTCGGGAAGAGGTGATCGCCCAGTCGAAAGACAGCGAAAAGAAGATCCAGATACTGGAAGCAGAAGTCCTGCAGTACACTGAG GAACTCTCTGTgtcagagaggcagaggagacagGCTCAGCAGGAAAGAGACGAGGTGGCTGATGAGATGGTCAACAGCACCTCTGGAAA gacGGCAATGtttgaagagaagaggaggttaGACGCACGAGTCagtcagctggaggaggagctagaggaggagcagagtAACGCTGAACTTgtggcagagagacagaggaagactgCCCTACAG GTGGAGACTCTGACGGTGCAGCTGCAGGGGGAGAGGACTCTGGCCCAGAAGGCAGAGTCGGCACGGGAGCAGCTGGAGAGGCAGAACAAGGAGCTGAAGGCCCGACTTGGGGAGATGGAGGGAGCAGTCAGGGGAAAAAACAGGCTCAGCGTTGCCGCCCTGGAGGCCAAGATAGAGTCgatggaggagcagctggagcaagagagaca GGAACGAGCCATGGCAAACAAAATGGTGCGGAAGACGGAGAAGAAACTGAAGGAGGTGATGATGCAGGCGGAAGACGAGAGGAGACATGCAGACCAGTACAGAGAACAG ctggATAAGTCGATGGTCCGCCTGAAGCAGCTGAAGAGGCAGCTGGAGGAGGTCGAGGAGGAGAACTCTCGCTCCAATGCTCAGAAGAGAAAGCTGCAGAGGGAGCTGGAGGAGTTTACGGACAGCAGTCAGACCATGGCGCGAGAGATCACGTCTCTCCGCAGCCAGCTCAG CGTCCCAGAGTGGAGGCCAGATAA GCGAGCACCGTTGCCCCTGGCGATGCGTGGACGCAGAGCACTGGTTGACGACCTCTCGTATGAGAATTCTGACTCAGAGGAGCCCCCTGCATCACCAACCCCCTCTTCTGGATTCCCAGGGACCCCAACTCCTTCCTCTGAACACAGCCTGGACCCTCCGCCACCCTACAGCGTCAACAACACAGAGTGA